The following proteins are encoded in a genomic region of Bernardetia sp. MNP-M8:
- the trpB gene encoding tryptophan synthase subunit beta: MINQAESSIKNTENKNIEKTILRSKIADERGYYGKFGGAYIPEMLYPNIEEIQKAYYALQSDEEFKKEFQYLLRDYVGRPTPLYLAKRLSEKYGAKIYLKREDLNHTGAHKVNNTVGQVLLAKKLGKNKIVAETGAGQHGVATATVCALMGMECIVFMGEIDIERQQPNVARMKMLGAEVRPALSGSKTLKDATNEAMRYWINNPVDTHYIIGSVVGPHPYPEMVAWFQSVISEEMRNQLTEKEGTPNPDYVIACVGGGSNAAGAFYHYIAEKDVQLIGAEAAGMGISSGETAATIACGTLGVLHGSKTLLMQTLDGQVVEPYSISAGLDYPGIGALHAHLADSKRAKFYAVTDDEAMQAGKELALLEGIIPAIESAHALAVLNNLKEDDKDFDKKVVIINLSGRGDKDLSTYAKYLDK, from the coding sequence ATGATAAATCAAGCAGAATCTAGCATAAAAAACACAGAAAATAAAAATATAGAAAAAACCATCTTACGCTCCAAAATAGCTGATGAGCGTGGATATTATGGGAAATTTGGAGGCGCATATATTCCAGAAATGTTATATCCAAATATCGAAGAAATTCAGAAAGCCTATTATGCTCTACAATCTGATGAAGAATTTAAGAAGGAATTTCAATACCTATTAAGAGACTATGTAGGCAGACCTACACCTTTATACCTTGCTAAACGTTTGTCAGAAAAATATGGCGCAAAAATCTATTTAAAACGTGAAGACCTCAATCACACAGGCGCACACAAGGTAAATAATACTGTCGGACAAGTTCTTTTAGCTAAAAAATTAGGTAAAAATAAAATCGTAGCAGAAACAGGTGCAGGACAACATGGAGTAGCAACAGCAACGGTTTGCGCTCTAATGGGAATGGAATGTATCGTTTTTATGGGCGAAATAGATATTGAAAGACAGCAACCCAACGTAGCACGAATGAAAATGTTGGGTGCAGAAGTTCGTCCAGCTCTTTCAGGTAGCAAAACATTGAAAGATGCAACAAATGAAGCAATGCGTTATTGGATAAATAATCCAGTAGATACACATTATATTATTGGTTCTGTTGTTGGTCCTCATCCATATCCTGAAATGGTGGCTTGGTTTCAGTCTGTGATTAGTGAAGAGATGAGAAATCAACTTACAGAAAAAGAAGGAACACCCAATCCAGATTATGTCATTGCTTGTGTAGGTGGTGGAAGCAACGCAGCAGGTGCATTTTATCATTATATTGCCGAAAAAGACGTTCAACTTATCGGAGCAGAAGCAGCAGGAATGGGAATTTCTAGTGGAGAAACGGCTGCAACAATAGCTTGTGGAACATTAGGAGTTCTTCATGGAAGCAAAACACTTTTGATGCAAACCTTAGACGGACAAGTAGTAGAACCTTATTCTATTTCGGCAGGCTTGGATTATCCAGGTATTGGAGCGTTACACGCACATCTGGCAGATAGCAAGCGAGCAAAGTTTTATGCCGTTACAGATGATGAAGCGATGCAAGCAGGCAAAGAATTAGCTCTCTTAGAAGGAATTATTCCAGCCATAGAATCAGCTCATGCCTTAGCAGTCTTAAATAATTTGAAAGAAGACGATAAAGATTTTGATAAAAAAGTAGTCATTATTAATCTTTCAGGTAGAGGAGATAAAGATTTGAGTACGTATGCGAAGTATTTGGATAAGTAA
- a CDS encoding phosphoribosylglycinamide formyltransferase: MIQIAIFASGNGSNAAKIIEHFKLQKDVSFVVLSNNANAFVIERAKRLGVEVAVFEKNELYKTGSVLQFLECKEIDLIVLAGFMWLIPSSFVQAFPNQIVNIHPALLPKYGGKGMYGDNVHRAVIENKETQSGITIHMVNEEYDEGQIIFQEKVQIEPKDTAEILAHKIHALEHLYYPLIIEELVEEIRQKRNQEEEITEEE; this comes from the coding sequence ATGATTCAAATTGCTATTTTTGCTTCAGGTAATGGCTCAAATGCTGCAAAAATTATCGAACACTTTAAATTACAAAAAGACGTGTCTTTTGTGGTTTTGTCCAATAATGCAAATGCTTTTGTTATCGAAAGAGCAAAACGATTAGGCGTAGAAGTTGCTGTTTTTGAAAAAAATGAACTTTATAAAACAGGAAGTGTACTTCAATTTTTAGAGTGTAAAGAAATTGATTTAATTGTGTTGGCTGGTTTTATGTGGCTCATCCCTTCTAGTTTTGTACAGGCTTTTCCAAACCAAATAGTTAATATTCACCCTGCTCTTTTGCCAAAATATGGAGGAAAGGGAATGTATGGAGATAATGTACATAGAGCTGTTATAGAAAATAAGGAAACACAATCGGGAATTACGATTCACATGGTAAATGAAGAGTACGATGAAGGGCAAATTATTTTTCAAGAAAAAGTACAAATAGAACCCAAAGACACAGCCGAAATACTTGCTCACAAAATCCATGCATTAGAACATCTTTATTATCCTCTTATTATAGAAGAATTGGTCGAAGAAATTCGTCAGAAAAGAAATCAGGAAGAAGAGATTACAGAAGAAGAATAA
- the nadC gene encoding carboxylating nicotinate-nucleotide diphosphorylase produces the protein MYNYLTPESLDQFITLALKEDIADGDHSTLSSVPSTAQKKAHLLIKGNGILAGIELAKLIFAKVDKNLKLNIFLNDGDKINHGDIAFIVEGNAQSILTAERLVLNCMQRMSGIATLTNQFVEAVKGSQTKILDTRKTTPNSRITEKWAVKIGGGTNHRYGLFDMIMLKDNHVDYAGGIEKAIQSAQNYCKINNKDLKIEIETRNLEEVKQVLEVSKKDKPIDFLMLDNMSNEMMKEAVSLINDFNATSNKKIMSEASGGITLETVREISKTGVDSISVGALTHSYQSLDMSLKAI, from the coding sequence GTGTACAATTATCTTACTCCAGAATCTCTAGATCAATTTATAACACTTGCTCTAAAAGAAGACATCGCAGATGGCGACCACTCTACACTTTCTTCTGTTCCTTCCACAGCACAAAAAAAAGCCCACTTGCTTATCAAAGGTAATGGAATTTTAGCAGGAATAGAACTGGCAAAACTTATTTTTGCTAAAGTAGACAAAAATCTAAAATTAAATATATTCTTAAATGATGGAGACAAAATAAACCATGGAGATATTGCTTTTATTGTAGAAGGAAATGCCCAATCTATCTTAACAGCAGAACGATTAGTTTTAAATTGTATGCAGAGAATGAGTGGAATTGCTACATTAACTAATCAATTTGTGGAAGCAGTAAAAGGCAGTCAAACCAAAATTTTAGATACTCGCAAAACTACTCCTAATTCTAGAATTACTGAAAAATGGGCTGTTAAAATTGGAGGAGGAACAAACCACCGGTACGGACTTTTTGATATGATAATGCTCAAAGATAATCATGTAGATTATGCAGGAGGAATTGAAAAAGCAATACAATCAGCTCAAAATTATTGTAAAATCAATAATAAAGACTTAAAAATAGAAATCGAAACAAGAAATTTAGAAGAAGTAAAACAGGTTTTAGAAGTTAGTAAAAAAGATAAACCAATTGATTTTTTGATGTTAGATAACATGTCTAATGAAATGATGAAAGAAGCTGTTTCATTAATAAATGATTTTAATGCAACTTCCAACAAAAAAATAATGAGTGAAGCTTCTGGTGGAATTACTTTAGAAACAGTAAGAGAAATTTCAAAAACAGGAGTAGATTCTATATCTGTTGGTGCACTCACACATTCTTATCAAAGTCTAGATATGAGTTTGAAAGCAATTTAA
- the bioA gene encoding adenosylmethionine--8-amino-7-oxononanoate transaminase — protein sequence MTENIWHPFTPLAEGYDPLEIVKADGIYIYTKDERKILDAVSSWWVNIHGHANKKIATAISEQAHSLEHVIFAGFTHQPAEKLAQSLIDLLPSMNKVFFSDDGSTAIEVALKICLQHFHNRNKNANRTKIIAIEGAYHGDTFGAMAVCDRTPFNAPFNPLLFDVEFIPRPTQKNWSEVKERFTQILESEEVAAFIFEPIIQGAGGMQTYSPKHLDELIKLAHNKNTFCIADEIMTGFGRTDHLFASEYLEEKPDLICLSKGITGGFLPLAVTLCTKEVAQPFYDNDILKTFFHGHSYTGNPIACAAANASLEILLTDECFKNRKRIAEKHLHFAKQINSNKKLKSRVLEVRTCGTIFALELKTEEQTSYFNEWRKNIYNYFLDRNILLRPLGNVIYIIPPYIITDQELDIVYEEILRFLEV from the coding sequence ATGACTGAAAATATTTGGCATCCTTTCACGCCACTTGCCGAAGGCTACGACCCTTTAGAGATTGTAAAAGCAGATGGAATTTATATTTATACAAAAGATGAGCGCAAAATTCTTGATGCTGTTTCTTCGTGGTGGGTAAATATTCACGGACACGCAAACAAAAAAATTGCAACTGCTATTTCAGAGCAAGCGCATAGTTTAGAACACGTTATTTTTGCAGGTTTTACGCACCAGCCAGCCGAAAAACTAGCTCAAAGTTTGATAGACTTGTTACCTTCAATGAATAAAGTTTTCTTTTCAGATGATGGCTCAACGGCTATTGAAGTCGCTTTAAAAATTTGTTTGCAACACTTTCATAATAGAAATAAGAATGCAAACAGAACCAAAATAATTGCTATAGAAGGAGCTTATCATGGAGATACTTTTGGAGCAATGGCTGTTTGTGACAGAACACCGTTTAATGCGCCTTTCAATCCTTTGCTTTTTGATGTAGAATTTATTCCACGCCCCACACAAAAAAACTGGTCAGAAGTAAAAGAAAGATTTACACAGATTTTGGAAAGTGAAGAAGTGGCTGCTTTTATTTTTGAGCCAATTATTCAAGGAGCAGGAGGAATGCAAACCTATTCTCCCAAACATTTGGACGAGCTTATAAAATTAGCTCACAATAAAAATACATTTTGTATTGCTGATGAAATAATGACAGGTTTTGGCAGAACAGACCATCTTTTTGCCTCTGAATATTTAGAAGAAAAACCTGATTTAATTTGTCTTTCCAAAGGAATTACTGGAGGTTTTTTACCTTTGGCTGTTACGCTTTGCACCAAAGAAGTTGCACAACCTTTTTATGATAACGATATTTTAAAAACTTTTTTTCACGGTCATTCTTATACAGGAAATCCGATTGCTTGTGCTGCTGCAAATGCTAGTTTAGAGATTTTATTGACTGATGAGTGCTTTAAAAATAGAAAACGAATTGCAGAAAAACACCTTCACTTTGCAAAACAAATAAATTCTAATAAAAAATTGAAAAGCAGAGTTTTAGAAGTTCGAACGTGTGGGACAATTTTCGCTTTAGAACTCAAAACAGAAGAACAAACTTCTTATTTTAATGAATGGCGCAAAAATATTTATAATTACTTCTTAGATAGAAATATTTTGCTTCGTCCTTTAGGAAATGTTATCTATATAATTCCCCCTTATATTATTACAGACCAAGAATTAGATATAGTTTATGAAGAGATTTTGAGGTTTTTGGAAGTATAA
- a CDS encoding leucine-rich repeat domain-containing protein has product MDKVKKLIEANLDNKSQELNLTCCNLTGREKVLEALKYLEHLKSLNLNNNQISDISFLKELKQVKSIYLSNNQIVDISVLKKSNQVQNLVLSRNQISDISVLKELNQLQSLDLGKNPTLNIFVLEELKKLQDLNLQSNQISDISFLKELNQLQELYLDENQISDISALKELRQLQYLYLQKNQISHISLDVINQLFKLKELNLSRNPIKNIPRKVFDKEENVLEEIKDYLRFIEEI; this is encoded by the coding sequence ATGGATAAGGTTAAAAAGCTTATTGAAGCAAACTTAGATAATAAAAGTCAAGAATTAAATCTCACTTGCTGTAATCTTACAGGTAGGGAGAAAGTATTAGAAGCTTTAAAATATTTAGAACACTTGAAGAGTCTTAATTTGAATAATAATCAGATTTCAGATATTTCATTTCTTAAAGAATTAAAACAAGTAAAAAGCATTTATTTAAGCAATAATCAGATTGTGGATATTTCAGTTTTAAAAAAATCAAATCAAGTACAAAATTTAGTTTTAAGTAGAAATCAAATTTCAGATATTTCAGTTTTAAAAGAGTTAAATCAATTACAAAGTCTTGACTTAGGTAAAAATCCAACTTTAAATATTTTTGTTCTAGAAGAGCTAAAAAAACTACAAGATCTTAACTTACAAAGCAACCAAATTTCAGATATATCATTTTTAAAGGAACTAAATCAATTACAAGAACTTTACTTAGATGAAAATCAAATCTCGGACATTTCAGCTTTAAAAGAGCTAAGACAATTACAGTATTTATATCTACAAAAAAATCAAATTTCACATATTTCTCTAGATGTTATTAATCAACTGTTTAAATTGAAAGAACTAAATTTGAGTAGAAACCCAATAAAAAATATTCCAAGGAAAGTATTTGATAAAGAGGAAAATGTACTTGAAGAAATAAAAGATTACTTAAGGTTTATAGAGGAAATATAG
- the rpsL gene encoding 30S ribosomal protein S12 translates to MPTIQQLVRKGRKEIIKKSKSPALDSCPQKRGVCTRVYTTTPKKPNSAMRKVSKVRLSNGIEVIAYIPGEGHNLQEHSIVLVRGGRVKDLPGVRYHIVRGALDTSGVQGRKQSRSKYGAKRPKPGAAPEPTKKKK, encoded by the coding sequence ATGCCTACTATTCAACAATTAGTTCGCAAGGGACGCAAAGAAATCATTAAAAAATCGAAATCTCCAGCGTTGGACTCTTGTCCTCAAAAACGTGGAGTTTGTACTCGTGTTTATACGACTACACCAAAGAAACCAAACTCAGCAATGCGTAAAGTTTCTAAAGTTCGTTTGTCTAATGGTATCGAAGTTATTGCATACATCCCAGGCGAAGGACACAATCTTCAAGAACACTCAATCGTACTTGTACGTGGTGGTCGTGTAAAAGACTTACCAGGTGTTCGTTATCATATCGTTCGTGGTGCTTTAGATACCTCTGGAGTTCAAGGTCGTAAGCAATCACGCTCAAAATATGGTGCAAAACGCCCTAAACCAGGTGCTGCACCAGAGCCAACTAAAAAGAAAAAATAA
- the rpsG gene encoding 30S ribosomal protein S7: MRKHKPKKRDILPDPKFGDTVVTKFVNNLMYSGKKSLAYDIFYGALERIEEKMKKEDPSVNGLEIFKKALTNVTPGVEVKSRRVGGATFQVPTEVRPERKMSLGMKWLINFSRRRNERNMTDRLAAEFMAAAKGEGAAVKRKDDTHRMAEANKAFSHFRF; the protein is encoded by the coding sequence ATGAGAAAGCATAAACCAAAAAAGCGAGATATTCTTCCTGACCCAAAATTTGGCGATACAGTAGTAACTAAGTTTGTAAATAACTTAATGTACTCTGGAAAGAAGAGTTTAGCTTATGATATTTTCTATGGCGCATTGGAGCGTATAGAAGAAAAAATGAAAAAAGAAGATCCATCTGTAAATGGATTAGAAATTTTCAAAAAAGCATTGACTAATGTAACACCAGGTGTTGAAGTTAAAAGTCGTCGTGTAGGTGGAGCAACATTCCAAGTACCGACAGAAGTTCGTCCAGAGCGTAAAATGTCTTTGGGTATGAAATGGCTTATCAATTTCTCTCGTCGTCGTAACGAACGCAACATGACTGACCGTTTGGCTGCCGAATTTATGGCTGCTGCAAAAGGTGAAGGTGCTGCTGTTAAACGTAAAGACGATACACACCGTATGGCAGAAGCGAACAAAGCGTTCTCTCACTTCCGTTTCTAA
- the fusA gene encoding elongation factor G produces MSKKDLKFRRNIGIMAHIDAGKTTTTERILYYTGISHKIGEVHDGAATMDWMEQEQERGITITSAATTTSWKYPTDDKSLDIDGLTNSYQINIIDTPGHVDFTVEVERSLRVLDGAVALFCAVSGVEPQSETVWRQADKYGVPRICFVNKMDRAGADFFNAIKDIKATLGANAVPLQIPIGAEDKFVGVVDLIEKRAIVWEDETQGMSFHTIDIPEDMKADVEEYRNNLLEEVAVMDEDLFMKYDEDPDSITPDEIRRAVRKAVMAMTIFPVFCGSAFKNKGVQAVLDAACAYLPSPLDLPPVTGTNPDTGKEEVRQPNEDEPFTALAFKIATDPFVGRLCFMRVYAGSLDAGSYILNNRTGKKERISRLMQMHSNKQNPIDRVGAGDICAGVGFKEIKTGDTLTAEKNPLVLEELTFPEPVIGYAIEPKKQADQDKLSLAITKLVEEDPTLRVNTDEETGQTIIRGMGELHLEIIMDRMKREFKVEVNQGAPQVAYKEAFTNNVEHREVYKKQSGGKGKFADVQFEIGPAEDPENQKEGVLEFVDEIKGGVIPKEFVPAIKKGFEEAMKNGVLAGFPVVGMRVRVFFGSFHSVDSDAISFEMAARMGYKEAGKRAGAKILEPIMDVEVVCPEEFTGSVIGDLNRRRGMPKGQQMKGTGVVIKADVPLSELFGYVTSLRTITSGRGAASLTFSHYSEVPNNVAEKVIADVKGMKAN; encoded by the coding sequence ATGTCTAAAAAAGACCTAAAATTCCGTCGAAATATTGGCATCATGGCTCACATTGATGCTGGAAAAACAACCACTACAGAGCGTATTCTCTACTACACAGGTATTAGCCACAAAATTGGTGAAGTACATGATGGAGCTGCGACTATGGACTGGATGGAGCAAGAGCAAGAGCGTGGTATCACTATTACGTCGGCTGCTACAACAACAAGCTGGAAATACCCTACTGACGATAAAAGTTTGGATATTGATGGTTTGACAAATTCGTATCAAATTAACATCATCGATACTCCTGGTCACGTTGATTTTACTGTAGAAGTAGAACGTTCACTTAGAGTTTTGGATGGTGCAGTTGCTCTTTTCTGTGCAGTTTCTGGGGTTGAGCCTCAATCTGAAACTGTTTGGAGACAAGCAGATAAATATGGTGTTCCACGTATCTGTTTTGTAAACAAAATGGATAGAGCTGGTGCAGACTTTTTCAATGCTATTAAAGATATCAAAGCTACTTTAGGTGCAAATGCAGTTCCTCTTCAAATTCCGATTGGAGCAGAAGACAAATTTGTAGGCGTAGTAGATTTGATCGAAAAACGTGCTATCGTTTGGGAAGACGAAACTCAAGGTATGTCTTTCCACACTATTGATATTCCTGAAGATATGAAAGCTGATGTTGAAGAATATCGCAACAATCTTTTGGAAGAAGTAGCTGTAATGGATGAGGATTTATTCATGAAATATGATGAAGATCCAGATTCAATTACTCCTGACGAAATCCGTAGAGCAGTGCGTAAAGCTGTAATGGCAATGACGATTTTCCCTGTATTCTGTGGTAGTGCTTTCAAAAATAAAGGTGTTCAGGCTGTTCTTGATGCTGCGTGTGCTTATCTTCCTTCTCCTCTTGATTTGCCACCAGTTACTGGTACAAATCCTGATACAGGAAAAGAAGAAGTACGTCAGCCAAATGAAGATGAGCCTTTTACAGCACTTGCATTTAAGATTGCTACTGACCCTTTTGTAGGTCGTCTTTGTTTTATGCGTGTTTATGCAGGTTCTTTGGACGCAGGTTCTTATATCTTGAATAACCGTACAGGCAAAAAAGAGCGTATTTCTCGTTTGATGCAAATGCACTCTAACAAACAAAATCCTATTGATAGAGTAGGTGCTGGTGATATTTGTGCAGGTGTTGGTTTCAAAGAAATCAAAACTGGTGATACACTTACAGCAGAAAAAAATCCATTAGTTTTGGAAGAACTTACGTTCCCAGAGCCAGTAATTGGATATGCTATTGAGCCTAAGAAACAAGCTGACCAAGACAAACTTTCTTTAGCTATTACCAAACTTGTTGAGGAAGACCCTACTCTTCGTGTAAATACAGACGAAGAAACAGGACAAACTATCATCAGAGGAATGGGCGAGCTTCACCTTGAGATTATCATGGACAGAATGAAGCGTGAGTTTAAAGTAGAAGTAAATCAAGGTGCTCCACAGGTTGCTTATAAAGAGGCGTTCACTAACAATGTTGAACACCGTGAAGTTTATAAAAAGCAGTCAGGTGGTAAAGGTAAATTTGCTGATGTTCAGTTTGAAATCGGACCAGCAGAAGATCCAGAAAACCAAAAAGAAGGCGTTCTTGAATTCGTTGATGAGATTAAAGGTGGTGTAATTCCTAAAGAATTCGTTCCTGCAATCAAGAAAGGATTTGAGGAAGCAATGAAAAATGGTGTACTTGCAGGCTTCCCAGTTGTGGGTATGCGTGTACGTGTATTCTTTGGTTCATTCCACAGTGTCGATTCAGATGCTATTTCTTTTGAAATGGCAGCTCGTATGGGTTATAAAGAAGCTGGTAAAAGAGCAGGTGCAAAAATTCTTGAGCCAATCATGGACGTAGAAGTTGTTTGTCCTGAAGAATTTACTGGTTCTGTAATCGGTGACTTGAACCGTCGTCGTGGTATGCCTAAAGGTCAGCAAATGAAAGGTACTGGCGTTGTAATCAAAGCAGACGTTCCATTGTCGGAACTGTTTGGTTATGTTACTTCACTTCGTACAATCACTTCTGGTCGTGGTGCTGCTTCACTTACGTTCTCTCACTATTCAGAAGTGCCAAATAACGTTGCAGAAAAAGTTATTGCAGATGTTAAAGGCATGAAAGCTAACTAA
- the rpsJ gene encoding 30S ribosomal protein S10 — translation MSQKIRIKLKSYDHNLVDKSAEKIVKAVKNTGAVVSGPIPLPTKKEKFTVLRSPHVNKKAREQFQLCTYKRLIDIHSSSPKTVDALMKLELASGVDVEIKV, via the coding sequence ATGTCACAAAAAATTAGAATCAAATTAAAATCTTACGACCATAATTTGGTTGATAAGTCAGCTGAGAAAATTGTTAAGGCTGTTAAGAATACAGGTGCAGTGGTTAGTGGTCCAATTCCATTGCCTACTAAAAAAGAAAAATTTACTGTACTTCGTTCTCCTCACGTAAACAAGAAAGCTCGTGAGCAGTTCCAACTTTGTACTTACAAACGCCTTATCGACATTCATTCTAGCAGCCCAAAGACGGTTGACGCTTTGATGAAATTAGAATTAGCTTCTGGTGTTGATGTAGAGATCAAGGTTTAA
- a CDS encoding ADP-ribosylglycohydrolase family protein — MTKSERFEGCIIGGAIGDAFGSGYENQFKEKEDVIYFYGKPEVKEPKWRITDDTQLTLATIETMTANEKLTPELLAKQFLKYYKQRKIRGIGASTLKALRELEVGGHWSQVGRRGEYAAGNGAAMRIAPIAFKENVTNLEIRDLCIITHNNDEAYIGAKSVIIAIREILNGNWIGETNLIELIIEQIPDTRVRDRLIEINGIKNLKEIGQIGNSGYVVDSVPLAIAAANKVQEIGIEEMYLQLIEIGGDTDTNCSIAGQIAGTLIGINGMPKKLINNLKQLNEYEWIETTINKLIKKENWV; from the coding sequence ATGACAAAATCTGAAAGATTCGAAGGATGTATAATTGGGGGAGCAATTGGAGATGCTTTTGGAAGTGGGTATGAGAATCAATTTAAAGAAAAAGAAGATGTTATTTATTTTTATGGAAAACCAGAAGTTAAAGAGCCTAAATGGAGAATAACTGACGATACACAATTAACTTTGGCAACTATCGAAACTATGACTGCAAATGAAAAGCTAACACCTGAACTATTAGCAAAGCAGTTTCTCAAGTATTATAAGCAAAGAAAAATAAGAGGAATTGGGGCAAGCACTTTGAAAGCATTAAGAGAATTAGAAGTTGGAGGGCATTGGAGTCAAGTAGGACGAAGAGGAGAATATGCAGCAGGAAATGGAGCAGCTATGAGAATAGCACCCATTGCATTCAAAGAAAATGTTACAAATCTTGAAATTAGAGATCTTTGTATAATCACTCACAACAACGATGAAGCATATATTGGAGCAAAGAGTGTGATAATTGCCATTAGAGAAATACTAAATGGAAATTGGATAGGAGAGACAAATTTGATTGAGTTGATAATAGAGCAAATTCCAGATACAAGAGTTAGAGACAGATTAATCGAAATCAATGGAATAAAGAATCTTAAAGAAATTGGGCAAATTGGTAACAGTGGATATGTCGTAGATTCAGTTCCTTTAGCTATCGCAGCTGCAAATAAAGTTCAAGAAATTGGAATTGAAGAAATGTATTTGCAACTAATTGAAATTGGAGGAGACACAGATACAAATTGCTCAATTGCTGGACAAATTGCAGGTACACTAATTGGGATAAATGGAATGCCTAAAAAATTGATAAATAACTTAAAACAGTTGAATGAATATGAATGGATTGAAACGACAATCAATAAATTAATAAAAAAAGAAAATTGGGTCTGA
- the ppk2 gene encoding polyphosphate kinase 2 translates to MEHKSNVNYNKELIRLQRELVKLQFWVKEKGLKVAIIFEGRDAAGKGGAIKRISQTLNPRFCKVIALDKPNDREVTQWYFQRYVSHLPAAGEIALFDRSWYNRAGVERVMGFCTEEEYQEFLRSCPEFENMLIRSGIILIKYWFSVSAEKQKERFEERTETPRKRWKLSGMDLKGREKWHEYSKAKDIMFAHTDTKMSPWNVIDSDHKKSARLNCISHILSQIEYEDVLPKAVPIPDIDETSNYVRTPIDEQKFVPKIYVKGSFE, encoded by the coding sequence ATGGAACACAAATCAAATGTCAATTATAACAAAGAGCTTATAAGATTACAAAGAGAACTGGTCAAACTTCAATTTTGGGTAAAAGAAAAAGGCTTAAAAGTAGCCATTATTTTTGAAGGAAGAGATGCAGCAGGAAAAGGAGGCGCAATAAAAAGAATTTCGCAAACGCTAAATCCTCGTTTTTGTAAGGTAATAGCATTAGACAAACCCAATGACAGAGAAGTTACACAATGGTATTTTCAACGATATGTTTCTCACTTGCCAGCAGCAGGAGAAATTGCTTTATTTGATAGGAGTTGGTATAACCGTGCAGGAGTAGAACGTGTGATGGGTTTTTGTACAGAGGAAGAATACCAAGAGTTTTTGCGTTCTTGTCCAGAATTTGAAAATATGCTGATTCGTTCAGGTATTATTTTGATAAAATATTGGTTTTCAGTCAGTGCAGAAAAACAAAAAGAACGTTTTGAAGAACGAACTGAAACACCTAGAAAAAGATGGAAACTAAGTGGAATGGATTTGAAGGGCAGAGAAAAATGGCACGAATACTCAAAAGCAAAAGATATAATGTTTGCTCACACAGACACAAAAATGTCTCCTTGGAATGTTATCGATTCTGATCATAAAAAATCTGCTCGTCTGAATTGTATCAGTCATATTTTGAGTCAGATAGAATATGAAGACGTTTTGCCAAAAGCTGTTCCGATTCCAGATATTGATGAAACAAGTAATTATGTAAGAACGCCGATTGATGAACAGAAATTTGTTCCTAAGATTTATGTTAAGGGGAGTTTTGAATAA